Proteins found in one Venturia canescens isolate UGA chromosome 8, ASM1945775v1, whole genome shotgun sequence genomic segment:
- the Sans gene encoding Usher syndrome type-1G protein homolog isoform X2, which produces MSSERFHKAARDGALEILKEATRKDCNSRDEGGMTPTLWAAFEGHLDALRLLVARGGDPDKPDYFGNTALHLSAARGYDFCVKFLVKFGCNIWALDIDRHSARELAAINGREMILQFLDLVQAEQEASNRKKCKMLREKAEKDAEKRLKEYVKRQKSADIRAEKEQKKMLKDRTKMDIELLNEHNVLPHRASVLTFRGRVKPSQTFSDIVGTISTANTGTTKRKGSAVCRKALARKAVADDFKVVEIEQDGKRSVRSLTGLRRDSEVMYVGTYETQAQQQQVGKRGRISDVWGTLSKAQSTPDLLGDRDYDDDDYDELLHRSGTMKNVVEEAVLLQEPASIFNRPGFGSVAFRRSITATLDNLPVTQMNVHQRPAYGNGSIDESLTGNRNGTNGHNNEEISIGSAGSLARRQNMWDDDRLSGEEETDETDEEWTPLQRFLVANNLTSIQSVLEAEQIDLEALMLLTDADIAALKLPLGPRRKLTNAIADRREDLEAPEKIIKDTRL; this is translated from the exons GGCTGCGCGAGATGGAGCCTTGGAAATTCTTAAGGAAGCAACACGAAAGGACTGTAACTCTCGGGACGAAGGTGGAATGACCCCAACACTATGGGCAGCCTTCGAAGGTCACTTGGATGCGCTGAGACTGCTAGTCGCCAGGGG CGGAGATCCGGACAAGCCGGATTACTTCGGGAACACAGCGCTGCACCTGTCGGCGGCCCGCGGCTACGACTTTTGCGTAAAATTCTTGGTGAAATTCGGTTGCAACATTTGGGCCCTGGACATCGACAGGCATTCGGCCCGCGAGTTGGCGGCGATCAACGGTCGAGAAATGATTCTGCAGTTCTTGGACCTCGTTCAGGCCGAGCAGGAAGCGAGCAATAGAAAAAAGTGCAAAATGCTTCGCGAGAAGGCCGAGAAGGACGCCGAAAAGCG ATTGAAGGAATACGTGAAGCGACAAAAAAGCGCGGACATCCGCGCGgaaaaggaacaaaaaaaaatgctgaaagaTCGCACCAAAATGGACATCGAGCTGCTCAACGAACACAACGTTCTACCTCACAGAGCCAGCGTTTTGACGTTCAGGGGCAGAGTCAAACCGTCCCAGACGTTCAGCGACATCGTCGGCACGATTTCGACCGCGAATACCGGGACGACGAAGAGAAAAGGCAGCGCGGTGTGCCGGAAAGCTCTGGCCAGAAAAGCCGTCGCCGACGATTTCAAAGTTGTCGAG ATCGAACAGGACGGCAAACGATCGGTCAGAAGTCTGACCGGACTGAGAAGAGACTCCGAAGTCATGTACGTCGGCACCTACGAGACCCAggcgcagcagcagcaggttGGCAAGCGCGGCAGAATATCCGACGTCTGGGGCACCCTGAGCAAGGCTCAGAGCACGCCCGATCTCCTCGGCGATCGCGattacgacgacgacgattacGACGAGCTTCTCCATCGCTCCGGCACCATGAAAAACGTCGTTGAGGAAGCTGTTCTTCTTCAAGAACCCGCCAGCATTTTTAACCGACCTGGCTTCGGCTCCGTTGCCTTCAGAAGATCG ATAACAGCTACGCTCGACAATCTTCCGGTTACACAGATGAACGTTCACCAACGTCCGGCATACGGCAACGGCTCCATCGACGAGTCGTTGACCGGCAATCGGAATGGCACGAACGGTCACAACAACGAGGAAATCAGCATAGGAAGCGCCGGGAGCCTCGCGCGCAGACAAAACATGTGGGACGACGACAGGCTTTCTG GTGAAGAAGAAACCGACGAGACCGACGAAGAGTGGACTCCCCTGCAGAGATTCCTCGTTGCCAACAATTTGACTTCGATACAGAGCGTCCTCGAGGCAGAGCAAATCGACCTGGAAGCTCTGATGTTGCTGACCGACGCGGACATCGCAGCCCTCAAACTCCCCTTAGGTCCGAGACGGAAGCTCACAAACGCGATCGCCGATAGACGAGAAGACCTCGAGGCTCCGGAGAAGATAATCAAAGATACGAGATTGTGA
- the Sans gene encoding Usher syndrome type-1G protein homolog isoform X1: protein MSSERFHKAARDGALEILKEATRKDCNSRDEGGMTPTLWAAFEGHLDALRLLVARGGDPDKPDYFGNTALHLSAARGYDFCVKFLVKFGCNIWALDIDRHSARELAAINGREMILQFLDLVQAEQEASNRKKCKMLREKAEKDAEKRLKEYVKRQKSADIRAEKEQKKMLKDRTKMDIELLNEHNVLPHRASVLTFRGRVKPSQTFSDIVGTISTANTGTTKRKGSAVCRKALARKAVADDFKVVEIEQDGKRSVRSLTGLRRDSEVMYVGTYETQAQQQQVGKRGRISDVWGTLSKAQSTPDLLGDRDYDDDDYDELLHRSGTMKNVVEEAVLLQEPASIFNRPGFGSVAFRRSASSLFITATLDNLPVTQMNVHQRPAYGNGSIDESLTGNRNGTNGHNNEEISIGSAGSLARRQNMWDDDRLSGEEETDETDEEWTPLQRFLVANNLTSIQSVLEAEQIDLEALMLLTDADIAALKLPLGPRRKLTNAIADRREDLEAPEKIIKDTRL, encoded by the exons GGCTGCGCGAGATGGAGCCTTGGAAATTCTTAAGGAAGCAACACGAAAGGACTGTAACTCTCGGGACGAAGGTGGAATGACCCCAACACTATGGGCAGCCTTCGAAGGTCACTTGGATGCGCTGAGACTGCTAGTCGCCAGGGG CGGAGATCCGGACAAGCCGGATTACTTCGGGAACACAGCGCTGCACCTGTCGGCGGCCCGCGGCTACGACTTTTGCGTAAAATTCTTGGTGAAATTCGGTTGCAACATTTGGGCCCTGGACATCGACAGGCATTCGGCCCGCGAGTTGGCGGCGATCAACGGTCGAGAAATGATTCTGCAGTTCTTGGACCTCGTTCAGGCCGAGCAGGAAGCGAGCAATAGAAAAAAGTGCAAAATGCTTCGCGAGAAGGCCGAGAAGGACGCCGAAAAGCG ATTGAAGGAATACGTGAAGCGACAAAAAAGCGCGGACATCCGCGCGgaaaaggaacaaaaaaaaatgctgaaagaTCGCACCAAAATGGACATCGAGCTGCTCAACGAACACAACGTTCTACCTCACAGAGCCAGCGTTTTGACGTTCAGGGGCAGAGTCAAACCGTCCCAGACGTTCAGCGACATCGTCGGCACGATTTCGACCGCGAATACCGGGACGACGAAGAGAAAAGGCAGCGCGGTGTGCCGGAAAGCTCTGGCCAGAAAAGCCGTCGCCGACGATTTCAAAGTTGTCGAG ATCGAACAGGACGGCAAACGATCGGTCAGAAGTCTGACCGGACTGAGAAGAGACTCCGAAGTCATGTACGTCGGCACCTACGAGACCCAggcgcagcagcagcaggttGGCAAGCGCGGCAGAATATCCGACGTCTGGGGCACCCTGAGCAAGGCTCAGAGCACGCCCGATCTCCTCGGCGATCGCGattacgacgacgacgattacGACGAGCTTCTCCATCGCTCCGGCACCATGAAAAACGTCGTTGAGGAAGCTGTTCTTCTTCAAGAACCCGCCAGCATTTTTAACCGACCTGGCTTCGGCTCCGTTGCCTTCAGAAGATCGGCAAGTTCCCTTTTT ATAACAGCTACGCTCGACAATCTTCCGGTTACACAGATGAACGTTCACCAACGTCCGGCATACGGCAACGGCTCCATCGACGAGTCGTTGACCGGCAATCGGAATGGCACGAACGGTCACAACAACGAGGAAATCAGCATAGGAAGCGCCGGGAGCCTCGCGCGCAGACAAAACATGTGGGACGACGACAGGCTTTCTG GTGAAGAAGAAACCGACGAGACCGACGAAGAGTGGACTCCCCTGCAGAGATTCCTCGTTGCCAACAATTTGACTTCGATACAGAGCGTCCTCGAGGCAGAGCAAATCGACCTGGAAGCTCTGATGTTGCTGACCGACGCGGACATCGCAGCCCTCAAACTCCCCTTAGGTCCGAGACGGAAGCTCACAAACGCGATCGCCGATAGACGAGAAGACCTCGAGGCTCCGGAGAAGATAATCAAAGATACGAGATTGTGA